Part of the Candidatus Bodocaedibacter vickermanii genome is shown below.
GCATCGGCTTTTTTCTGAATTATCGGGGGGCGAGTTGCAGCGGGTTTTACTGACGTATGCGCTGCTTGGAAATCCCGATGTTGTTTTGTTGGATGAGCCGATGCAAGGGCTTGATATTGATTCAGAGGCGTTGTTTTTGAATATATTACATACGTTGAAATATCAGTATGGTAAGACTTTGTTTATGGTGTCTCATGATTTGCACATGGTCTTTAAACACAGTGATCATGTGATTTGCTTACAAAAACATGTGTGTTGCCAAGGAGCGCCATCCAGCATCAAAGATGATCCTGCTTATCATGTCTTATTTGGTCAACGTAAGGATAGTTTAATGGCGTTATATGCGCATCAACATGATCATACTCATGATCATATTCGCGATCATATCCATGGTGAGGGATGTAATCATGAGTGAGATTCTGCTGTATCCGTTATTATTAAGCATTCCATTGGCTGTATTGATTGGTCCTGTTGGATCTATTTTAGTATGGCGAAGATCCAGCTTTTTAGCGGATGTCGTATCGCACATGGGGATTTTAGCGTTTGCGATTTCGGAACTAACACAGGTGCCAATCTTGGTTGTATCCGTATGTGTTTCAACCTTGATTGCGGTAATGTTGGAGTGGGCACCATCGTTTATCCCTAAAGATGCGTGGTTGGCTGGAGTGTCTTCATTGGGTATATCCATTGGTTTGTTGCTGTTGAGCAGTAACGGATCTGGGCATAGTTTTGACCATGTATTTTGGGGGGATATGTTTGCATTAACGCAAAACGATATTATTGTGTTTGCCATTGCAACGGGCTTTTTGGGGATGCACTTGATTGTATTTTGGAAAAGCTTAGTCCTGATTATGTTTCATGAAGAGCTGGCTGTATTAGATGGAGTGCCAGTGCGATTTGTTAAGTTTGTAAATAACGTGATTGCAGGCATCGTGATCGCCTTAAGTTTAAAGGTGATGGGGGTGCTATTAACGGGAGCATTGTTTGTTTTACCGTCTATTGGATTACGATTTTTGAACCTTACACCAGAACGACATATCATCGGAGCGATGGTTTTTGTATTGGCATCCTTTGTGTTTGGCGTTATTGTGTCTGTTCAAACGGATGCGATTGCAGCACCCTGGGTTATTTTTGCCTTAACTGTCTTGAACTTTGCCGTCATTTTTTTAAAAAAGGGGATTGACAAAGGAGCCGAAAAATAATAGTTTAAGCCAGACAAACAGACGACTACCGGAAGGGTGGCCGAGTGGTTAAAGGCATCAGACTGTAAATCTGACGACGTATGTCTACACAGGTTCAAATCCTGTCCCTTCCACCACATACACTTTAGCGGGTGTAGTTCAATGGTAGAACTCCAGCCTTCCAAGCTGGTCGTGAGGGTTCGATTCCCTTCACCCGCTCCAATTTTAAATTCCCTTTTAAATAAAGGCAAACCCCAAGATATGGGTGGTTTTGCGTTATGGTATAAAAAAGCCCCCGAGTTGGGGGAATTATCTTTAATCTCATTGGGGCTATATTCCCCGTAGCATTGCTATGATTTTTGGGGTTTAATAGTGTCCTATTGTCCTTCGGAGTTTAGCCATTCTTGATAAGCTGTAACTTGAGCTTTTGTTGTTTCGATTTGTTCTGGTGTTAGACCGTTGCTTAACGTGCTGGTTAACGCCACATTTTTAGAGAATATAGCAAAGAATAGGGGGTAAATTTCCTCATCACTTGGATTGTAACGGTATTTTCCTGTAAGGGTTGTAGGCAATCTTTGATCCGTCAAATAAACGGCGACATCAGAGGCTCGATTGGAGGCAGCTCTGTGTAGTAAGGTTAAGCCCTGTTTGTCTGTTGCTGTAATCTTAAATCCGCGAGCTATGCTTTCTTCTAAAAAACGTTTAAAGAAGGGTAGTTCAGTGTAACTGGCGGCGGCATGGATCAGGCTTTCGTTCTTTGAGGTCTGTCCGCTAAAGTCAGCCCCATTCAGAAGAGCATCAAGCATTTCTTGTTCTGCATTGGGTAGAGCGTTGCTGGATAATACTGTATTTTCCAACATAAGAGTTGCTTGTGTATTATAGGTGGCTGATTTTGCTGTTGTTTCGGTTGTTAAATCAGCAGCAGCAAATGATGTTGATACCAAAATGCTGGTGGTTAGTAGTGAGAGTAATGTTTTTTTCATGAGAATTCCAATGTTTCTGTTGTACAGCGAAGATTATATGGCATCTAGTAAAAAGTCAATTGTTCGGCGCAAAAGTCTAAGCAAGGGCAAAAAATATTCGCTAGAGCTTTATGATAATTCTTGAATCCAAGTATATGTTGTGGTACAACATTCTTCGTCAGGCAATACGCCTGCCACGGCATAGGAGTGTAGCTCAATTGGTAGAGTATCGGTCTCCAAAACCGAGGGTTGTGGGTTCGATCCCCTCCGCTCCTGCCATTTATTTAACGTGCAATAAGAAAGTTTAGGCATGGCAAAAGTATCCGCAGTTCAGTTTATAAGACAGGTTCGTCAAGAAGTATCCAAAGTAACGTGGTCGACTCGTAAAGAGGTGATCGTTACAAGTATTATGGTATTTATTTTGGGGACTATTGCTGCAACATTTTTCTTTGGAGTGGATAGCGCGATATCATACATGTTGATGCGAATCTTTAAAGGATTGGGTGCATAACATGACAACGTCAGAAATTAAACTACGTTGGTATGTGATCGACGTTTATTCAGGATCTGAAAAGCGTGTGGCTCAGACGATTGAAGAAAAAGTTTTGAAAAAGGCTTTGGAAGCACAGATTGAAAAAGTCTTGGTTCCAACAGAAACTGTTACAGAGCTTCGCAAGGGTGTAAAGGTTAATAAAGAAAAAAGCTTTTTCCCCGGATATGTATTGGTCAAAATGGCTTTAACAGATGACACATGGGCGTTGATTCGTTCTGTTCCGCGAGTATCAAGATTGTTAGGCGGTAAAACCCGTCCAACACCGATTAGCGAAAAAGAAGTTGAACGTTTAATGGGTCAAATCGAAGACGGTGCGCGTCGTCCAAGATCGTCAACAGTATTTGAGATAGGTGAAGAGGTTCGCGTTAATGAGGGACCATTTGCTACGTTTTCAGGTATTGTGGAAGATATTGATGCAGAAAAAGAACGTTTGAAAGTTTCGGTATCTATATTTGGTCGTGCAACACCGGTTGAACTTGAATTTGCACAGGTAGATAAACTAGGGTAGAGACTTTGTGTGGGAGATACGCTAATTCGTCAACCACGCGCTCTTAAGTAAAACATAGGAAGAGTAGTATATTATGGCAAAAGAAGTACTAGGGTATATCAAGTTGCAGATACCTGCGGGTAAAGCAACTCCATCACCACCTGTTGGACCTGCACTAGGTCAACGTGGTTTGAACATTATGGAATTTTGTAAGGCGTTTAACGCAAGAACACAAGAAATGGAAGCTGGTGCGCCAATTCCAGTTGTGATTACTGCCTTTAAAGATAAGACATTTACATTTGTTACGAAGTTACCTCCAAACACGCACTTTTTGAAAAAGGCTGCAGGTTTGCAAAAGGGAAGTTTGACTCCTGGTCGTGAAGTTGCAGGCCAAGTAACGATTGCACAAATCCGCGAAATTGCTGAAAAGAAGATTAAAGATATGAATGCGAATGATATCGAGTCAGCAATGAATATGTTAAAAGGCTCAGCTCGTTCTATGGGCTTTGAGGTTGTGGAGTAATCAAATGGCACGTATTGGAAAAAATTTAAAGAAGGCTTATGAAGGCTTGAACATTGATGCAGTGTATGCATTGACAGATGCGGTAAAGAGCGTGAAAGAACGTTCATTTGCTAAATTTGATGAAACAGTTGAAATTGCACTGAACCTTAATTTGGATGTTCGTAAGGCAGATCAAGCATTGCGCGGTATGTTAACTTTACCTCATGGTAATGGAAAAATGACACGCGTATGTGTGTTTGCTAAGGGACCAAAGGCTGATGAAGCAAAAGCAGCTGGCGCTGAATTTGTGGGCGGTGAAGAGTTAATCGATGATATTACTAAAGGTAAGATCCAGTTTGAACGTTGCGTTGCAACGCCTGATATGATGGGTGTTGTTGGACGTTTAGGTAAGGTTTTGGGACCAAAGGGCTTAATGCCAAACCCAAAACTTGGAACTGTGACAATGAACGTTGGCGATGCTGTAAAAGCTGCCAAAAGCGGTCAAATTGAATACCGTGCTGATAAAGCAGGTATCATTCACTTGGGTATCGGCAAGGTTAGCTTTGATGCTGCTAAATTAGCAGACAATGCAAGCTTAGTTATTTCTACGTTAGCAAAGGTTCGTCCTGCTGGGGTAAAGGGATCTTTCGTTAAAAAGATTTCTGTGTGCTCTACAATGGGACCAAGTTTCAAACTTGATTTGTTGGCATTAAAAGAAATCACATGTTAATTAGAGTTTAATTGATCGAAGAAAAAAGGAGAGAGCAATCTCTCCTTTTTTTATGGGTTAGAAATTAATCCCATGTTATAAACCAAACACCATCTCCGAATGAGAGATTCATTTGGCATTCAGCACTAAACTTTTCATTCAAATTATTAACAATTTGTTTTTCGACATCCTCTTTGGATAAGTGTGTTTTAAACAGAGTATATTTTAAATATGCATCTTCACTGGATCGAAAAAGCTCGTCAGCATTTTCGTCTGTATCGCTTACTGTCCATAAGTCTTCCATTACATAATGAACTGAATTTATTAAATTTTGATTCATTAGGTTATCGATATAATTCCAAAACGTTAAGCCATCGTTATCTTCAAGAGAATAATTCGTTGCAGCGGCAAAATTTATTTTGTGACGTATAGGTAAGAAGAGTTCGTGAGGGATGTGTTGATCTGTAGAGACGTGATTTTTTTGGAAGTATTCGAATATTTCTTTTGTAATCATTATCTCTCCTTAATTGATTAATAATATGGGATAACTATATAGAAAGATTTATAAATCTAAAACTTTAAAAATAGAGGTTAAAAGTAATTGGATTTGCGTGTGAAATACCTTATAGTTTTTCTATAGCTGACTCCTTGTAATCTGGGTATGCGTCACTCGGTCGCTAATGTACATTTTAGTACATGTCTCGCCTCGTTCCTGTACCCAAATTAAATTAGTCTAGCTACAATTTAAAAAGTTAAACAAATACCCTCTTGATTCAGGAGGGTATAAAATGTTATATACTTTTAGTTCCTGTCCAAGACTGAGGGTGCGAAAGCTTAATGTCCTTCATAGACGGATGACTTTTCGGACAGGGGTTACTAACAAACAAACAATGGAGTATGATCCGTGGATCGTAACGAAAAGCAAGAGTTTGTATCGTCTTTGCGAAACAGCCTTGAAGGTAAAAAACTGGTTGTTGTAACTCAACAAGCAGGCTTAACTGTTGCGGAAGTAACAAGCCTTCGAGCTAAAATGCGTGAAGCTGGTGCGAACTATAAAGTGATTAAAAACACTTTGGCGCGGTTAGCTGTTCAGGATACTCCCATTGCTCCTTTAGGGGATCACTTCAAAGGTGCCGTGGCTTTGGCATTTTCGGATGACCCTATTGCTGCTGCAAAAATCGCAGTGGAATTTGCAAAGACCAATAAAAAAATTCAAATTGTAGCGGCTTGCCTTGATGGTAAGTTATTAGATGCTGCAA
Proteins encoded:
- a CDS encoding metal ABC transporter ATP-binding protein, yielding MNVFSANSVGFRTPSKQILDGVSFDIQKGSFTTLIGPNGAGKSTLLKLMLGFLKPSTGTLNWQSSQRLGYMPQKLQIDTSFPLSVGRLFDLKPGGVAPEDRDRIERLTQTLELQHRLFSELSGGELQRVLLTYALLGNPDVVLLDEPMQGLDIDSEALFLNILHTLKYQYGKTLFMVSHDLHMVFKHSDHVICLQKHVCCQGAPSSIKDDPAYHVLFGQRKDSLMALYAHQHDHTHDHIRDHIHGEGCNHE
- a CDS encoding metal ABC transporter permease, with translation MSEILLYPLLLSIPLAVLIGPVGSILVWRRSSFLADVVSHMGILAFAISELTQVPILVVSVCVSTLIAVMLEWAPSFIPKDAWLAGVSSLGISIGLLLLSSNGSGHSFDHVFWGDMFALTQNDIIVFAIATGFLGMHLIVFWKSLVLIMFHEELAVLDGVPVRFVKFVNNVIAGIVIALSLKVMGVLLTGALFVLPSIGLRFLNLTPERHIIGAMVFVLASFVFGVIVSVQTDAIAAPWVIFALTVLNFAVIFLKKGIDKGAEK
- a CDS encoding ankyrin repeat domain-containing protein; translation: MKKTLLSLLTTSILVSTSFAAADLTTETTAKSATYNTQATLMLENTVLSSNALPNAEQEMLDALLNGADFSGQTSKNESLIHAAASYTELPFFKRFLEESIARGFKITATDKQGLTLLHRAASNRASDVAVYLTDQRLPTTLTGKYRYNPSDEEIYPLFFAIFSKNVALTSTLSNGLTPEQIETTKAQVTAYQEWLNSEGQ
- the secE gene encoding preprotein translocase subunit SecE, encoding MAKVSAVQFIRQVRQEVSKVTWSTRKEVIVTSIMVFILGTIAATFFFGVDSAISYMLMRIFKGLGA
- the nusG gene encoding transcription termination/antitermination protein NusG, with the translated sequence MTTSEIKLRWYVIDVYSGSEKRVAQTIEEKVLKKALEAQIEKVLVPTETVTELRKGVKVNKEKSFFPGYVLVKMALTDDTWALIRSVPRVSRLLGGKTRPTPISEKEVERLMGQIEDGARRPRSSTVFEIGEEVRVNEGPFATFSGIVEDIDAEKERLKVSVSIFGRATPVELEFAQVDKLG
- the rplK gene encoding 50S ribosomal protein L11, encoding MAKEVLGYIKLQIPAGKATPSPPVGPALGQRGLNIMEFCKAFNARTQEMEAGAPIPVVITAFKDKTFTFVTKLPPNTHFLKKAAGLQKGSLTPGREVAGQVTIAQIREIAEKKIKDMNANDIESAMNMLKGSARSMGFEVVE
- the rplA gene encoding 50S ribosomal protein L1; amino-acid sequence: MARIGKNLKKAYEGLNIDAVYALTDAVKSVKERSFAKFDETVEIALNLNLDVRKADQALRGMLTLPHGNGKMTRVCVFAKGPKADEAKAAGAEFVGGEELIDDITKGKIQFERCVATPDMMGVVGRLGKVLGPKGLMPNPKLGTVTMNVGDAVKAAKSGQIEYRADKAGIIHLGIGKVSFDAAKLADNASLVISTLAKVRPAGVKGSFVKKISVCSTMGPSFKLDLLALKEITC
- the rplJ gene encoding 50S ribosomal protein L10; this encodes MDRNEKQEFVSSLRNSLEGKKLVVVTQQAGLTVAEVTSLRAKMREAGANYKVIKNTLARLAVQDTPIAPLGDHFKGAVALAFSDDPIAAAKIAVEFAKTNKKIQIVAACLDGKLLDAASVDALAKLPSLNELRATLIGLLQAPLSKIARTVIEPAAQLARLAAAYSTKE